The following are from one region of the Canis lupus baileyi chromosome 25, mCanLup2.hap1, whole genome shotgun sequence genome:
- the VDR gene encoding vitamin D3 receptor produces the protein MEATAASTSLPDPGDFDRNVPRICGVCGDRATGFHFNAMTCEGCKGFFRRSMKRKALFTCPFNGDCRITKDNRRHCQACRLKRCVDIGMMKEFILTDEEVQRKREMILKRKEEEALRDSLRPKLSEEQQRIIAILLDAHHKTYDPTYADFTQFRPPVRGDGGGGSHSSRPSSAHTPSVSGDSSSSCSDHYPAPLDVMEPTSFSNLDLREEDSDDSSLTLDLSQLSMLPHLADLVSYSIQKVIGFAKMIPGFRDLTSEDQIVLLKSSAIEVIMLRSNQSFIMDDMSWTCGSQDYKYRVSDVAKAGHSLELIEPLIKFQVGLKKLNLHEEEHVLLMAICILSPDRPGVQDAALVEALQDRLSNTLQTYIRCRHPPPGSHLLYAKMIQKLADLRSLNEEHSKQYRCLSFQPECSMKLTPLVLEVFGNEIS, from the exons ATGGAGGCGACGGCAGCCAGCACTTCCTTGCCTGACCCTGGCGATTTTGACCGGAACGTGCCCCGAATCTGCGGGGTGTGCGGAGACCGAGCCACAGGCTTTCACTTCAACGCTATGACCTGTGAAGGCTGCAAAGGCTTCTTCAG GCGAAGCATGAAGCGGAAGGCGCTGTTCACTTGTCCCTTTAACGGGGACTGTCGTATCACCAAGGACAACCGCCGCCACTGCCAGGCCTGCCGGCTCAAGCGCTGTGTGGACATCGGCATGATGAAGGAGT TCATCTTGACGGATGAGGAGGTGCAGCGGAAGCGGGAGATGATCCTGAAGCGGAAGGAGGAGGAAGCCTTGAGGGACAGTCTGCGGCCCAAGCTGTCGGAGGAGCAGCAGCGCATCATCGCCATCCTGCTGGATGCCCACCACAAGACCTACGACCCCACCTATGCCGACTTCACCCAGTTCCGG CCTCCAGTTCGtggagatgggggtggagggagccaTTCGTCCAGGCCCTCCTCGGCCCACACGCCCAGCGTCTCCGGggactcctcttcctcctgctcgGATCACTACCCGGCCCCTCTAG ACGTGATGGAGCCAACCAGCTTCTCCAATCTGGATCTGAGGGAAGAAGACTCAGATGATTCTTCTCTGACCCTGGACCTGTCCCAGCTCTCCATGCTGCCCCACCTAGCTGACCTGGTCAGTTACAGCATCCAAAAGGTCATTGGCTTTGCCAAGATGATTCCAGGGTTCAG AGACCTCACTTCTGAGGACCAGATTGTGCTGCTGAAATCAAGTGCCATCGAGGTCATCATGTTGCGCTCCAACCAGTCCTTCATCATGGACGACATGTCCTGGACCTGTGGCAGCCAGGACTACAAGTACCGAGTCAGTGATGTGGCCAAAG CCGGACACAGCCTGGAGctgattgagcccctcatcaagTTCCAGGTGGGACTGAAGAAGCTGAACTTGCATGAGGAGGAGCATGTCCTGCTCATGGCCATCTGCATTCTCTCCCCAG ACCGTCCCGGGGTGCAGGATGCTGCGCTGGTTGAGGCCCTCCAAGACCGCCTGTCCAACACACTGCAGACCTACATCCGCTGCCGCCACCCGCCCCCAGGGAGCCACCTGCTGTACGCCAAGATGATCCAGAAGCTGGCCGACCTGCGTAGCCTCAATGAGGAGCACTCCAAGCAGTACCGCTGCCTCTCCTTCCAGCCCGAGTGCAGCATGAAGCTCACACCCCTTGTGCTGGAGGTGTTTGGCAATGAGATTTCCTGA